Proteins from one Chitinophaga oryzae genomic window:
- the traN gene encoding conjugative transposon protein TraN — MKHLLFVFICFLVGMHSTEAQQDHAMDNAQLPTFPLDITWHKTSLLIFPQPIRHADRGDAYVLAETVKDADNILKVKAGKKNFEESNLQVVTCDGKVYSFTVSYRDHISGKPIDMGRAVPYAPVTFPGISLNSKQIEDLSRKVAQSYAFLHGGMFHRYGIRLETQGIYVRDDVLFFQFRIKNETNIPFEPATIRFYIRDRKRAKRTAVQDTEVTALKVLQTGSPESDKGKTIVAAFPRFTIAENKYFGIEIIEKQGDRNPTNRIKQKKLLKARGL, encoded by the coding sequence ATAACGCCCAGCTTCCCACCTTTCCGCTGGACATCACCTGGCACAAAACATCTTTACTCATCTTCCCGCAGCCCATCAGGCATGCAGACCGCGGCGATGCCTATGTGCTGGCCGAAACCGTTAAGGACGCAGATAACATCCTGAAGGTAAAGGCAGGAAAGAAAAACTTTGAAGAAAGCAACTTGCAGGTAGTGACCTGCGATGGGAAGGTGTACAGCTTCACCGTAAGCTACAGAGATCATATTTCCGGCAAGCCGATCGATATGGGCAGGGCCGTGCCTTATGCCCCTGTTACGTTTCCCGGGATCTCGCTCAACAGTAAGCAGATCGAAGACCTTTCCCGCAAAGTGGCGCAGTCTTATGCTTTCCTGCATGGCGGAATGTTCCACCGGTATGGGATCAGGCTGGAAACGCAAGGCATTTATGTCAGGGACGATGTGTTGTTCTTTCAGTTTCGGATAAAAAATGAAACCAATATTCCCTTTGAGCCAGCGACCATCCGGTTTTATATAAGGGACCGCAAACGGGCAAAGCGAACCGCGGTGCAGGATACAGAAGTAACGGCCCTGAAGGTGCTGCAGACCGGCAGTCCGGAGTCGGATAAAGGAAAGACCATCGTCGCTGCCTTTCCCCGCTTTACCATAGCGGAGAACAAATACTTCGGTATCGAGATCATAGAAAAGCAGGGTGACAGAAATCCCACCAACCGCATCAAGCAGAAAAAACTACTCAAGGCCCGGGGCCTTTAA
- a CDS encoding DNA adenine methylase — protein sequence MTTRKIRPPLTYYGGKQTLAPWIISMIPEHVLYGEPFCGGAAVLFHKEPSRSEVINDTNGELINFYRVAKTQFARLNKLVQDTLHSRDAFRQAMVINQNPDMFDPVKRAWAIWTIAAMSFASKLDGPFGFDKTNNTTSKRIENKRIAFTEEIPQRLSRVQIECADALYVIQSRDHDQAFFYCDPPYVGSDCGHYKGYTDADYMALLQSLSRIKGKFLLSSYPSPMLDEFVRQFGWHQRKRAMLVTVNTKSRNQKEKTEVVTANYPLP from the coding sequence ATGACAACAAGAAAAATCAGACCACCATTGACCTATTATGGCGGCAAGCAGACACTCGCGCCGTGGATCATTTCTATGATACCCGAACATGTCCTTTACGGGGAGCCATTCTGTGGCGGTGCAGCAGTACTGTTTCACAAAGAACCGTCCCGATCGGAAGTCATCAACGATACCAATGGAGAGCTAATCAACTTCTACCGTGTGGCCAAGACACAATTTGCCAGGCTTAATAAGCTGGTACAGGATACCCTTCATAGCCGTGATGCCTTCCGTCAGGCCATGGTGATCAACCAAAACCCGGATATGTTTGACCCGGTAAAAAGAGCCTGGGCTATATGGACGATTGCTGCGATGAGCTTCGCTTCCAAACTGGATGGCCCATTCGGTTTTGACAAGACCAATAACACTACTTCCAAAAGGATCGAGAACAAAAGGATTGCCTTTACCGAGGAGATACCTCAGCGTTTATCCAGGGTTCAAATCGAATGCGCCGACGCCCTCTATGTTATCCAGAGCCGGGATCATGATCAGGCGTTCTTTTACTGCGACCCGCCATATGTCGGTTCCGACTGTGGGCATTATAAAGGCTATACCGATGCTGACTACATGGCACTGCTGCAATCCCTTTCCCGGATCAAGGGCAAATTCTTACTTTCCTCTTACCCGTCCCCGATGCTGGATGAATTTGTACGACAATTCGGATGGCATCAAAGGAAGCGGGCCATGCTGGTTACGGTTAATACAAAAAGCCGGAATCAAAAGGAAAAAACAGAGGTAGTAACGGCCAATTACCCGCTTCCCTGA
- a CDS encoding recombinase family protein, which yields MDEAIGYIRKSTKDQSHYSLEYQEEHIRAFCERNKVGLKALFVDDGESSYTFDRPDYKALEKFIVEHKKTVRYLIVLDHDRFSRNLPEALMKIDQLEKRFNLKVIATNESLDIDTNDPMVFMSRAFKYLVANQELFTIRRRAKMGIRQAQMQGRYVNQAPFGYVNEKRSNGRGIIQVDKTNAHIVKKIFRDYLSGIPVYLIYKEVLSLGFPQRGNSSIPRILSNPLYAGLVRVNASNTEEERFVKGLHEPIIPEEQFWRAYEMIQKKRPQKSQPKDEFPLRGLLHSSCCGTPMTAGWTKGRNKYYLYYRCIKHGNINIPGDLLHEKFGQLLRGLSFTKQQKDLIKKMVEEGVSHIAVVNKKRLDTSKQALEKLEEQLTKTEAKFINDEINAATYKKWQAKFATDRMRLTAEIKELQGIGREQVSDMMKFLPDLLDLQAIFERSSVSQKHALIREIFSGKLIFEKGYFKVKTINPAFGHNLSRLKEDRVLEVEHPPNIWDTRSISNSDKANILGHLQGIFALLNKNRTSVKHSKKL from the coding sequence ATGGACGAAGCGATAGGCTATATTAGAAAAAGCACCAAAGATCAATCCCATTACTCCTTAGAATACCAGGAGGAGCATATAAGAGCATTTTGTGAGCGAAACAAAGTGGGACTGAAAGCACTCTTTGTAGACGATGGTGAAAGTAGCTATACATTCGACAGGCCTGATTACAAAGCGCTGGAAAAATTCATTGTAGAACACAAAAAGACTGTCCGTTACCTGATTGTTCTGGATCACGATAGGTTCAGCCGGAATCTGCCGGAAGCCTTAATGAAGATTGATCAGTTGGAGAAGAGATTTAATCTGAAGGTGATTGCTACGAACGAGTCCCTTGATATAGATACGAACGATCCTATGGTATTTATGTCACGGGCATTTAAATACCTTGTCGCCAATCAGGAATTATTTACTATTCGGAGACGGGCAAAAATGGGCATTCGGCAAGCGCAAATGCAGGGACGATATGTGAACCAGGCGCCTTTTGGCTATGTGAATGAAAAACGGTCCAATGGAAGGGGGATTATCCAGGTTGATAAAACGAACGCCCATATTGTCAAAAAAATATTCAGAGATTATTTAAGTGGTATACCTGTTTATTTGATCTATAAAGAAGTGCTTTCGCTGGGTTTCCCACAAAGGGGTAACTCTTCCATTCCCCGTATTTTAAGTAATCCACTGTATGCTGGCCTTGTTCGCGTTAATGCCAGCAATACGGAGGAGGAGCGGTTTGTCAAAGGTCTCCATGAACCTATTATCCCTGAAGAACAATTCTGGAGGGCTTATGAAATGATCCAGAAAAAGCGCCCTCAGAAATCTCAACCCAAAGATGAGTTCCCCTTAAGAGGTTTACTGCACAGCTCCTGCTGTGGCACTCCCATGACCGCTGGATGGACAAAAGGCAGAAACAAGTATTACCTGTATTACCGCTGTATCAAACATGGAAATATTAATATCCCCGGCGACCTTTTACACGAAAAATTTGGGCAATTGCTACGAGGCCTTAGCTTTACCAAGCAGCAGAAAGATCTTATCAAAAAAATGGTCGAGGAGGGTGTATCACATATTGCTGTTGTCAATAAAAAGCGACTTGATACTTCAAAACAGGCACTTGAAAAGTTAGAGGAACAATTAACAAAGACCGAGGCTAAATTTATTAATGACGAAATTAACGCTGCCACCTATAAAAAATGGCAAGCAAAGTTTGCCACGGATAGAATGCGATTAACAGCAGAGATAAAAGAGTTGCAGGGGATTGGACGTGAACAAGTGTCTGACATGATGAAATTTCTTCCTGATCTCCTGGATTTGCAGGCGATCTTTGAGCGTTCAAGTGTTAGCCAGAAACATGCACTTATCAGGGAAATTTTTTCAGGAAAGTTAATTTTTGAAAAAGGTTATTTTAAGGTCAAAACGATTAACCCGGCATTTGGTCACAATTTATCAAGATTAAAGGAGGATAGGGTGCTCGAGGTCGAGCACCCTCCTAATATCTGGGATACGCGATCAATAAGTAATTCAGATAAAGCAAATATCCTTGGACACCTCCAAGGAATTTTTGCGCTTTTGAATAAAAATCGTACCTCAGTAAAGCATAGTAAAAAGCTATAG
- the aqpZ gene encoding aquaporin Z, with amino-acid sequence MNVSLTQKFIAEFFGTLVLVLIGCGSAVIAGSHVGLLGISFAFGLSVLTMVYAIGHISGCHINPAITISMLATGKISGKDAGAYIVAQILGAIAAAGILYCMASGRAEYTLAANGLGQNGIGDAYQDHYNVTSGLIFEIVFTAIFLVVIHGATSKNNGNGALAGVAIGLSLTMIHIVGIPITGVSVNPARSIGPALFVGGDALAHLWIFIVGPVVGGLIGGFIWKLYDKA; translated from the coding sequence ATGAATGTTTCGTTAACGCAAAAGTTCATCGCAGAATTCTTCGGCACACTGGTGCTGGTACTGATCGGTTGCGGCAGCGCCGTTATCGCCGGCAGTCACGTAGGTCTTCTGGGCATTTCTTTTGCCTTCGGTCTGTCAGTGCTTACCATGGTATATGCCATCGGGCATATCTCCGGTTGTCACATCAACCCGGCTATTACCATTTCCATGCTGGCTACCGGCAAGATCTCCGGTAAGGACGCCGGCGCCTACATTGTAGCGCAGATACTGGGCGCCATTGCCGCTGCAGGTATCCTGTACTGCATGGCTTCCGGCAGGGCCGAATACACCCTTGCCGCTAACGGGCTGGGGCAAAACGGCATCGGCGACGCCTATCAGGACCACTACAACGTTACCAGCGGGCTGATCTTCGAGATCGTATTCACCGCTATTTTCCTGGTAGTGATCCATGGCGCCACCAGCAAAAACAATGGTAACGGCGCTCTCGCCGGCGTGGCCATCGGTCTCTCCCTGACCATGATCCACATCGTGGGTATTCCCATCACCGGCGTATCCGTAAACCCCGCCCGTAGCATCGGACCAGCCCTCTTCGTTGGCGGCGATGCACTGGCGCACCTCTGGATATTCATCGTAGGTCCTGTTGTTGGCGGGCTTATCGGTGGCTTCATCTGGAAGCTCTACGATAAAGCCTAA
- a CDS encoding asparaginase, whose translation MSKILIIYTGGTVGMIYDDKTKALRPIGFNEIRNNLPELYRMGIDFYVYAFNPPIDSSDMQPEIWVELASIIEDRYDRYDGFVILHGSDTMAFTASALSFMLENLSKPVILTGSQLPIGKIRTDAKENIITAMEIACSRHNNGSQASMVPEVCIYFDFSLFRGNRSKKYNAEKFEAFYTMNYPQLAEAGIDIKYKQQFILPTPAAPLKVHKELETNITVLKLFPGITRSAVEAILSVPGLKGVIMETFGSGNTNTQPWFIESIKKVISNGAIVVDITQCDGGSVELGKYETSQHLVEAGVVSGHDMTFEAAVTKLMFVLGQGLSREESRKMIETSLRGELTPIEVY comes from the coding sequence ATGAGTAAAATTCTGATAATCTACACGGGCGGCACAGTAGGCATGATCTACGATGACAAAACCAAAGCACTCCGCCCGATCGGCTTCAATGAAATAAGGAACAATTTACCGGAACTATACCGGATGGGTATCGATTTCTATGTGTATGCATTCAACCCGCCGATAGACTCCTCCGACATGCAACCGGAAATATGGGTAGAACTGGCCAGTATCATTGAAGACCGTTACGACCGTTACGATGGATTTGTGATACTCCACGGCTCAGACACCATGGCATTTACCGCCTCCGCCCTGAGCTTTATGCTGGAGAACCTGTCCAAACCCGTTATCCTTACCGGCTCACAGCTACCCATCGGTAAAATCCGTACCGATGCCAAAGAGAATATTATCACCGCTATGGAGATAGCCTGTTCGCGGCACAACAACGGCAGCCAGGCTTCGATGGTGCCGGAAGTATGTATTTACTTCGACTTCTCGCTGTTTCGCGGCAACCGTTCCAAAAAGTACAACGCCGAAAAATTTGAAGCGTTTTATACCATGAACTACCCGCAGCTGGCGGAAGCAGGCATCGACATCAAATACAAACAGCAATTTATACTGCCTACGCCGGCGGCGCCGCTGAAGGTACACAAGGAGCTGGAGACCAATATTACCGTACTGAAGCTGTTCCCCGGCATTACCCGCAGCGCCGTGGAAGCCATTCTCAGTGTTCCCGGCCTGAAAGGCGTGATCATGGAGACTTTCGGCAGCGGTAATACCAACACACAGCCCTGGTTTATCGAAAGCATCAAAAAAGTGATCAGTAACGGCGCTATCGTGGTGGACATCACGCAGTGCGACGGTGGTTCCGTGGAGCTGGGTAAATATGAAACGAGCCAGCACCTGGTGGAAGCCGGCGTGGTTAGCGGCCATGACATGACCTTTGAAGCAGCCGTGACCAAACTGATGTTTGTATTGGGGCAGGGGCTTTCCAGGGAAGAAAGCAGAAAAATGATAGAAACCTCGCTCCGTGGCGAGCTGACTCCGATAGAGGTATATTAA
- a CDS encoding TatD family hydrolase, which produces MSWIDTHAHLYSDEFLTDQQEMVKRALDAGVTTLLLPNIDESSITAMLKLEAAYPKNCFAMMGLHPCYVKPDVENQLRLIKDWLIHRSFRAIGEIGLDFYWDKSLLDQQYLAFKEQLQLARQYKLPVSIHSREATRECINEVKKLQDGSLSGVFHCFSGTLEEAKEIIDLGFYLGIGGVVTFKKSGLDQIVANIDLEHLVLETDAPYLAPVPYRGKRNESAYIPLIGEKVADIKNLKIEEVAAITSSNARKLFKTL; this is translated from the coding sequence ATGTCTTGGATCGATACGCACGCCCATTTGTATTCGGATGAATTTCTGACCGACCAGCAGGAGATGGTGAAGCGAGCCCTGGACGCGGGGGTAACGACGCTGCTGCTTCCGAATATAGATGAATCCTCTATCACCGCCATGCTGAAGCTGGAAGCGGCGTATCCCAAAAACTGTTTTGCCATGATGGGGCTGCACCCCTGTTATGTGAAGCCGGACGTAGAGAACCAACTACGGCTGATCAAAGACTGGCTGATACACCGTTCCTTCCGGGCTATCGGTGAGATAGGGCTGGATTTTTACTGGGACAAATCATTGCTGGACCAGCAGTACCTGGCCTTCAAAGAGCAGCTCCAGCTGGCCCGGCAGTACAAGCTGCCAGTGTCTATCCATAGCCGGGAGGCCACACGGGAATGCATAAACGAAGTAAAAAAGTTACAGGACGGTAGCCTCAGCGGGGTATTCCATTGTTTCTCCGGCACGCTGGAAGAAGCGAAGGAGATCATCGACCTGGGATTTTACCTGGGTATCGGCGGGGTGGTCACTTTTAAGAAATCGGGGCTCGACCAGATAGTGGCTAACATTGACCTGGAGCACCTTGTACTGGAAACAGACGCGCCTTACCTTGCACCGGTGCCTTACCGCGGCAAACGGAACGAAAGTGCCTATATCCCGCTGATCGGCGAAAAGGTGGCAGATATAAAAAATCTAAAAATAGAAGAAGTAGCCGCTATTACCAGCAGCAATGCCCGGAAATTATTCAAAACGCTCTAA
- a CDS encoding polysaccharide deacetylase family protein — protein sequence MFYLTKTPGILKALYKSCIWDLSPANNTVYLTFDDGPHPEATPFILEQLKKYDAKGTFFCIGKNVVEHPGIYQQILEAGHSTGNHTHNHLNGWKTSTDKYIENILEARKYIASPLFRPPYGRITPFQVKQLQRTVPGTKIIMWDVLSADFDQAIDGEACVQNVVFKMKPGSIVVFHDSTKAWDRMSYALPRVLEFCKKQGYHMAAIH from the coding sequence TTGTTCTATCTTACCAAAACACCCGGCATCCTGAAGGCTTTGTACAAAAGCTGCATCTGGGACCTTTCTCCGGCCAACAACACGGTATATCTGACCTTCGACGACGGCCCCCATCCGGAAGCCACGCCGTTTATCCTTGAGCAGCTGAAAAAATATGATGCCAAGGGTACTTTTTTCTGCATCGGAAAAAATGTGGTGGAGCATCCCGGTATTTACCAGCAGATCCTTGAAGCGGGGCATAGTACCGGCAATCACACCCATAATCATTTGAACGGCTGGAAGACGAGTACCGACAAGTATATCGAAAATATCCTCGAGGCCCGCAAATACATCGCCTCACCGCTGTTCCGGCCGCCCTACGGCAGGATCACGCCTTTCCAGGTGAAGCAGTTGCAGCGGACCGTTCCCGGCACCAAAATCATTATGTGGGATGTGCTGAGTGCGGATTTTGACCAGGCGATAGATGGGGAAGCCTGTGTGCAGAATGTGGTGTTTAAGATGAAGCCCGGGTCTATCGTAGTGTTTCATGACAGCACCAAAGCGTGGGACCGTATGTCTTATGCGCTGCCGCGGGTGCTGGAGTTCTGTAAGAAGCAGGGGTACCACATGGCCGCCATTCATTGA